gttggcaaacattttttaggagcctaaaagtatgcacTAATCCGCAATCGACATGCATTGTATACTTCCCAGATTACAGCTTTGGCCAGGTGGAATTAAATCTCGTTCGCCCAGAGCACGAATCGCATCCGAAGCTCATACTGAGCACCACAACCGCAGCATCCGGATCTGGAGCGTCTGTCAACCTAGAGGACTCCAAATCGGCAGCCGAGTATGTGGCCAATGCCATCAAGTTGGCCTACAAACAGCCACCGACTCAGCTGCGAGGTCAAAGCCAAAATCAGAACCCTAACAACAACCACATCCAGGCGCAAAAGGAACAGCAACCTTCTACCCAGAGAAGTTACCAGGAACAGAGAAGGGATAGAGAGATCTTGGAGATGCAATTGCAGAAGGAACTGCAACAGCAGGCCCTGCTCCTGTCCTCGGGACCCTCGTCGCCATCCTCGTCTGGATCATCGTCCTCCTCTTCCCCGTCTTCGCCCGCCTTAGCACCTGCGCCAGTCTACGAAAAGGAACCCGTGACCCGGAGCTATGAGCTCTATGAACACTCAACCGAGGCCGAGTCCCATGTCCAGGCCCAAGAGCAAGACATCGAACGCCACTATCGTCCCAAGTACAGCAATAACTATAACAACAACTACGCCCCCTATCAACCGCCGCAAATTTACAGAAATCTCGAGGCCGAGGCCGAGGAAAAAGTCAGGGTCTCTGCCTCCACGGAAATTCCCAAATCGGAGATAATGAAACAGATTGAAAAGTCCGTGATCAAGTACATGAAGGAACTAGAGGCCGAAGGTAAAATCATAAGTACGCCCCAAGAgacggccacgcccccaccaccaccgccgcctccGCCGATCACCAAGACCTACTACAAGTCGCAGACGCTCTCATCTGGTCTCCATTCCGGTTCCATTCCATCGtcgcactcgcactcgcactcgGAGGAGAAGCGCTACAGCAGCAGTACAGTAAGGCCCAAGTATACGGTCCCACCAAcgacaaaacaacaacaacaacaacagttgcaccaccaccagcagcaggtGCTCCATCCACAGCACCACAGCCACCAAATAGCCGGAAAACTGAGGGGCTCTTCATTGGCAATAACGAACTCAAAGCCCATTCAGCACTTTCAGTCCGAAACGGAAACGGCATATCAGGCCCCCGATTTGCCCGTCGACGAACTGAGTCCGAATGTGGAGTTTATTTACAAGATCAAGACCCGAGCTCCCCTACAAACGGCCACGGTGAAGACGGTTTCAAAGCCCTACACTTTGCCTCTGAAAAGTGCCGAGCACTTTGACCACGGTGCGGCCCTCAAGAACATCGAAGAATTCGATCTATCCCACGTAGTTCCCACTCCAGATCGAGTGGAACGGGAGCGGGAGAGGGAAAGGGACAGGGAGAGGGAAAGGGAGAGGGAGCGTGATTCTCGGGAAGATCAGGAGAGGCTTACAAACTCTGGCAAGCCGCACAAGTTGTATTTCAATTCGGAAATCTATCATGACATCAATGCCTTGCCCTACAAAAGTAAAGAGGCAGCTCTGCAGGAATATCGACACAAGCTCAAGGCTTCCGGGTCGTCCGGGGAACTGCATCCAGACTACAAGGGCTACTCCTCATCCGGTTACTTTGCCGAGCCGGAGGCAGAGGGGGAGAATGAATCAAAACTAATCCTCAACGAAGAAGGCTATCCCTATCATTATGTGCTGAAGAAGGAAACCCTGCTGGATGATCATGACTCCTGGTTGTCCCACGCacacggccacgcccaccagcaCGCccatggccacgcccactcgcacagcaacagcaacaagcaCCCGAGTCTCGAATACGACAGCTACAGTCCGAAGTTCAACAACAATCCCGAGGGCTACGGCTATCAGCACACGTACAAGGTCAGAGGTCAACCAGGAGGCGGCGCTGGGtcggggggcgtggctggaaTAGGCAGTAACACGGGGGCCGGAGCTGGAAAGCGCGGCAAGCGGGGGGGCGGCGCTCATCCCAGACAAGAGGCGATTAAGAAGCAACTGCGCTCATCGGAGGTCGAGGACTTGGAAGCCAGTTTGGCTCTGAGGCCACCGCCCAAATAGTAAACCCCATCCCTCGATTAATCAATCGAATAAGCCGCAAAACTCCACCACCACCCTCATAGCTTATTTTATGCCAGAATTTCGAGCATGCTTCATTGTATATGCTATTGTCTTTTTTTTGTAGAATCTAAGTGTAAGTACGATTATTTATTGTATGGCCAACTGCTGAAGGGGTAGCCAACTAAAACAGACGATAACAAATTACgccaataaacaaattaatgaaataacttaaaataaaaactatcgcttatcaattgaaattattaaatagCCCAAGACTTCGTTCGATTATCATGATAGCCCCATGAACTAGATTTTGCATTTCTATCCAAAAAATTCGCACTGCTTGGAAAATGCAAGTGCCGCCTCTGTTGATcgggtttttttttagttttgatttttattcgGCTCTTTGCTTCGCTCCATGTGTGGGTGTAAGTgtttgagtgtgtgcgtgtgatgtaattaataattttagcGCACAATTATAAGGCAGCCGCCCACAACCACCCAATGAACGAACTGATTGAAACATCCAGAGATTCAGCCTCGGATTGGGTAAGTCACAGTAAAAGTGCCTGCTCTTCTGCAACGTAACTCTTTCTTGGTGGGAATACATCCGCCACATTTGCATTCTGGTTTTATATAGGAACACAAGGTGTACGGGTAAGAATCTGTTGTAAATGGCAGAAAAGAGTGTCAAATGTGTTGTTACGTGAGATCTTGGCGATTAATCGCCAGCCCAGCGGCCACATTGTCTCTATTTTTTTTGTGGCTCAAATTCGGCACCCGCTCACGCACAGATTTTATTCAAGATCATATAGTGGCTCAGTGCCGGCCGATGATGGTGGGTATAAAACGAATTTTCACTGGCCATAGCTAGTCATTGCTCACTCAGCATTCAAGCACCCAAATCAGCCGCATAGACGATGCTCAAAGCCGTAAAGGTGAGTCCGGCGAATTTGATTCGAAGGTCCTGTATTGATAGGTTTTCTTGCCAGATCCCCCTGCTCTTCGCCCTTTTGGGTGTTGTGTGTGTCCAGGCCGTCGTGGTCGGTCCCCATCCATTGCATAATAACAACAAGAACGGCTACCGCTACAATGGCCCCGCACACAAATATCTTCCATCGGAGGAGTCGCACTCGCACGGCAGCCACTTGGATTCGAGTCACCAGCATGGTCAGCAGGGCCCCAGTAATGCCTACAATTCACACCATTACCCAGCACAAGAGCAACATGGCCAGGGAGCGCAGGAACACGACCATCAGCAGAAGGAGGTTGACTCCTGGCAATCGGCTCTTTCGCAGCAGCATCGCCAGAGTTTCGGAAACCAGCAAAATCATCAGAACGCCTACAATGAACGACCTGTGTACCAGCACTATCAGGGATTTAACCACCAGCAACATCATGGATTAAGCCAACACCAACAGCATGAAAGCTACGGGCAGCAGCACTATCAACAGAGCCCCAACCAGCTGCAACACCATCAGTCCCAACACTCAAACGAATATGCCTACGAACCAGCTCATttccagcagcaacagcagcatcacGAAACTCAGGGTCACAAGCAGCATCATCAGAGGCAAGAGCACTGGAACTCCGTTCAAGAGCAGCAGCCCCAAGATCACGAACCCTGGCAATCTTCGCATGGCctccaacagcagcagcatcccaATCGCTTTGAGACACAGCTTCCGCTGCGGGAAGACCTTTGGCAACCCATTCGTGAGCTGGAGAAGCTTCCTTCGGCTGAGGCGCACGCCAGTAGCCACAAGACGGTTGCAGCTCCTGGCCGAGATGTAAAGCTCGTGCCCAGTTACACGCTCTCCAGCGACTTTGAGCACGATCGCTTCATCGGACTGGATGGTATGGACACTCGTCTGCTGACCCAATCTCTGCCAGATGCCTACCGGAAACAGCTGTTCTCCTCGCCCCCAGAACCATCGTCTTTAGCTCAGGGACATAACCAGCTACACAAGCCTGGATCCGCAGCCCATGGTGGTTCCCACGGACCTT
The Drosophila mauritiana strain mau12 chromosome X, ASM438214v1, whole genome shotgun sequence DNA segment above includes these coding regions:
- the LOC117146468 gene encoding putative cyclin-dependent serine/threonine-protein kinase DDB_G0272797/DDB_G0274007, coding for MLKAVKIPLLFALLGVVCVQAVVVGPHPLHNNNKNGYRYNGPAHKYLPSEESHSHGSHLDSSHQHGQQGPSNAYNSHHYPAQEQHGQGAQEHDHQQKEVDSWQSALSQQHRQSFGNQQNHQNAYNERPVYQHYQGFNHQQHHGLSQHQQHESYGQQHYQQSPNQLQHHQSQHSNEYAYEPAHFQQQQQHHETQGHKQHHQRQEHWNSVQEQQPQDHEPWQSSHGLQQQQHPNRFETQLPLREDLWQPIRELEKLPSAEAHASSHKTVAAPGRDVKLVPSYTLSSDFEHDRFIGLDGMDTRLLTQSLPDAYRKQLFSSPPEPSSLAQGHNQLHKPGSAAHGGSHGPSLGESTSDFLQMQSHSYQLPSTFTTHTEWTQDKEQHQHNPQQQATGSRQYSASAFAVSPSYLHASEASQPPKNSLPHPSRDFQPPYY
- the LOC117146460 gene encoding uncharacterized protein DDB_G0284459, which encodes MMSAPTSRFRNLQYQEHHLVQLGANILSRRQWCLCLLIIMSTLCSAVTVTSGTSGNSRRRSGGSGALSSLEDTGEKAFPDQLALAASRRGSDDRGYSRRGSVIQSRSKEASSKDYSFGQVELNLVRPEHESHPKLILSTTTAASGSGASVNLEDSKSAAEYVANAIKLAYKQPPTQLRGQSQNQNPNNNHIQAQKEQQPSTQRSYQEQRRDREILEMQLQKELQQQALLLSSGPSSPSSSGSSSSSSPSSPALAPAPVYEKEPVTRSYELYEHSTEAESHVQAQEQDIERHYRPKYSNNYNNNYAPYQPPQIYRNLEAEAEEKVRVSASTEIPKSEIMKQIEKSVIKYMKELEAEGKIISTPQETATPPPPPPPPPITKTYYKSQTLSSGLHSGSIPSSHSHSHSEEKRYSSSTVRPKYTVPPTTKQQQQQQLHHHQQQVLHPQHHSHQIAGKLRGSSLAITNSKPIQHFQSETETAYQAPDLPVDELSPNVEFIYKIKTRAPLQTATVKTVSKPYTLPLKSAEHFDHGAALKNIEEFDLSHVVPTPDRVERERERERDRERERERERDSREDQERLTNSGKPHKLYFNSEIYHDINALPYKSKEAALQEYRHKLKASGSSGELHPDYKGYSSSGYFAEPEAEGENESKLILNEEGYPYHYVLKKETLLDDHDSWLSHAHGHAHQHAHGHAHSHSNSNKHPSLEYDSYSPKFNNNPEGYGYQHTYKVRGQPGGGAGSGGVAGIGSNTGAGAGKRGKRGGGAHPRQEAIKKQLRSSEVEDLEASLALRPPPK